The stretch of DNA TGAGTGATAGCGGCAGAACCAATGAGTATTTTCTGCCTTTCTTTCTGTGAAAAAGACCGTTGGTTCCGGCTGGTCAAAGACCACGCCGTTGCGTCCGTGAGAGGCAATTCTTAAACCCGTTCCGCCGTGGCGTGGTCTATGACCAGCCACTAAAACAAGAACAGTCGCTTATGTCTTTCTTCCCAATTGCATGTCTGAGTGATAGCGGCAGAACCAATGAGTATTTTCCGCCTTTCTTTTTGTGAAAAAGACCGTTGGTTCCGGCTGGTCAAAGCCCACGCCGGGGCATCCATGAGGGGCAATTCTTAAACCCGTTCCGCCGTGGCGTGTTCTATGACCACCCACTAAAGAAAGAACAGTCGCTAACGTCTTTCTTCCCAATTGCATGCCTGAGTGATAGCGGCAGAACCAATGAGTATTTTCTGCCTTTCTTTCTGTGAAAAAGACCGTTGGTTCCGGCTGGTCAAAGACCACGCCGTGGCATTCGGGAGGGGTAGAGGGTTTTAATTTGGATCTGGAATTCCAGCCTCAGCGAAAGCCTGGAACTGGAAAAGAATTTTATGGCCTACAGCCGGCTGGATGGATTTGTAGAGAAGCTGCTGAATTATTAGTAATTTCAGTATCCCTGCCCAAACCATCTAAACCGATCAACAAATGACAAAGAATCTTTTATTCATTGCAGCGATCACCGTTTTCATTTCCTGTGCCCAGCCCGGTAAAAAAGAAAGTCCGGCAACAGCTTCGGCCGGCAGTACATACCTCCCGGCTGTTTTTGCCGACCCCAACCGGCTGGAAAAAATAAAGGGGGCTATGTCAGTCGTGGACAGCATCTACAAAAAACATGCAACCGACAACCATTTCCCTGCCATTTCTTTTGGGGTAGTGGTAGATGGGCAACTCATCTATAAGAACAGCTATGGTTATACCGATGTTGAAAAGAAGATACCGGCAACCTCATCCTCCCTGTTCCGCATTGCTTCCATGAGTAAAAGTTTTACCTGCATGGCCATTTTAAAACTCCGGGATGAAGGAAAACTGAACCTGGATGATCCGGCGCATTTATATATCCCTGAGCTAAAAAATCTGAAGTACCCAACCGCTGATGCGCCGCCGATCACGATACGCCATTTGATGACACATGGTGCCGGCTTCCCGGAAGATAATCCCTGGGGCGACCGGCAGCTTGCGGATACCGATAAGGACCTGATGGAATTCATCGGCAAACAGATCTCTTTTTCCAATCCGCCGGGCATTGCTTTCGAATACAGCAATTTAGGTTTTGCACTGCAGGGGAAGATCATAACAAAGGTATCCGGCATGCGGTACCAGGACTATATCAAAAAAAATATTTTTGATCCGCTGGGTATGAAAACTGCCACGTATGAATATGCAGATGTAGCTCCTGGTAAATTAGCACATGGTTACCGTTGGCTGAATGAGAAGTGGAACGAAGAAGTATTGCTGCATGATACAAAGGACGGAAGCTGGGGTGCCATGGGCGCCATGATCAGTTCTATTGATGAGTTTGCCGGTTATATGGCATTCCATCTTTCTGCCTGGCCGCCAGGCAATGCAAAAGATGACGGACCCATAAAAAGAAGTTCGGTGAGGGAAATGCACCATCCCTGGCGGTGGAATGGTTTTAATGCGAATTTCAAATTCCCGGATGGAAGGACCTGTGCCGTTACATCAGCGTATTGTTATGGTTTGGGATGGTTGAATGATTGTGATGGTAAAACGTATATTTCTCATAGTGGCGGACTGCCGGGCTTTGGAAGCCAGTGGCGCATCATGCCCGATTACGGCATTGGCGTAGTTGCATTTGCCAACCGTACCTATGCACCCATGGGGGGCGTGAACCTGCGGGTGCTGGATACGATCATCAAAATGGCCGGCCTGCAACCCCGGCAACTTCCCCCGTCAAAGATCCTGGAGCAACGCAAAAATGAGCTGATGAAGATATTGCCCGGCTGGGATAAAGCCGAACAGAGCGGCATCTTTGCCGAGAACTTTTTCCCGGATTACCCGATCGACAGTCTTAAAAAAGAAGCAAGAGGCCTGTTTACAAAAGCCGGAAAAATAATTGCGGTCAAAGAAATGAGACCCGAGAACCAGTTGCGGGGTTCTTTTATCATTGAAGGGGAGAAAATAAACATCGAAATATATTTCACCTTATCACCTGAGAATCCTGCATTGATACAGGAGTATCATATAAGGGAAGTACCGAAACAATGATTTTTAACCGCAGAGGCGCAAAGGCGCAGAGTTTTGGTTCGAAAGAAGTTGAACGCCGTGGCGTGGTCTATGGCCAGCCACGAAAGAAAACCAATAAGTATTTTCCGTCTTTCTTAATATGAAAGCACTGTTGATCCCGGCAGGTCAAAGACCACGCCGGGGCATCCGGGTAGGAAAAGGCAATTCTTAAACCCGCGAACGCCGTGGCGTGGTCTATGACCAGCCACTATTGAAAGTACTATCGCTTTCGTTTTTTTTCTTTTGTAGCTGTCTATTTCATAGCGGCAACACCAATAAGTATTTTCCACTTTCAAAAACAGCGATGGTACCGGCAGGTCGAAGACCACGCCGGGGCGCATGGGCGAAAAATATACGGCCTTCCTATCTGGGGTTACACTACCCGGTCCTGTATGGCGTCTAAAAAATCCTTGCGCCTGCGTTGTGATACTTCCAACCCTTTATTGTTTTCCATCATTACATATCCGCCGTCATGCCGTTGAAATTCTTTCACCTTTTTCAGGTTGATCAGATAGTGGTGGTGGATGCGAAAGAACCTATGTCCTCCCAGCTGATCTTCAAATTCACCCAGTGCCTTTGACGATACCAGTTTATGGCCATCGGTTAAAAAAACATAGGTATATGAACCATTCGCTTCACAGTAAATGATTTCGCTGAAATTGACAAAAACGATCTTATCCGACATGGCGATGCCAATCTTCTGGTCGGTGTTGCCGGAATGGTTATTCAACAGCTTATCCAGGTTTTGTAATTGAATGGAAAGCCTGCCCAATTCGTTCCGTACATCATGCCTTATCTTCTGTATCACTTTGATCACATCCTCCGAACCCACGGGCTTGAGTAAATAATCCACGGCGCTCAATCGGAATGCTTCCACGGCATATGCATCGTATGCTGTAACAAACACAACCCGGAAACCGGGGGATGGAAAACTGCGAACGAGATCTACGCCGGTCATTCCCGGCATTTCTATATCGAGGAAAACAAGGTCTGGATGCAGTTGTTCGATCAGGGCCTTTCCTTCTTCGGGGGAGTTGGAAACAGCCAGTACTTCCACATCCTCCCGGCAATGCTTTTTCAGTAATGTGCTCAAAACACTTACGGCAGAAGGCTCGTCATCAATTAGGATGGTCCGTATCATGGGTTAATTGTTTGGCTTGTTGGGATAAGGTGAATGGCACCTGGATCTTAACCAGCGTGCCGATAGCCTGGTCATGGTCCTGCAGGTCGGTTATACTGGTGTGGATGGCAGTGCCGTATTCCTTTGACAGCAGTTCGAACCGTTTTGACAGCAACTGCATTCCCTTTGAATGATGTCCGTGCCGGAATTGCTGCTTCAGTTCTGCTGCTTTTTTCCTGCCGATGCCGTTGTCTTCAACCTCGAACTCTGTGGCCCGGCTGCCCTCATGAATACGAACCTGCAGTTTCCGCTCCCCTTTTTTATTGGATAACCCATGCCAGATAGCATTCTCAATATAAGGCTGCAGCATCATGTTCGGGATCATCCGTTCTTCGGCATCCAGTTCCGGGTCTTTTTCGATGGAATATTGCAGGTTCGGTATCCTTAGATTTTCCAATGACAGGTACAGTTCAAGCAATTCCAGTTCCTGCCGGACACTAACAAAGGGCTGATCGGCATTATCCAGAAGCATCCGCAGCAGTTTGGAAAAGCGGGAGAGGTAGAGTTGGGATTTTTCGTTGTTCTCATTAACGATCAGGTCCTGGATCGCATTCAGGGAGTTGAACATGAAATGCGGGTTGAGCTGTGCCCTGAGACTTTGCAACTCCAGTTCTGCCATCTTATGCACGGCTTCGGCTTTTTCAACTGCCCTTAGTCTGAGTGTTCTTTGACGCAAGTAAAGGAAGACAAATACTAAAACAAAAATCAGCATCCCCGTCCCCATCATCCGTATTTCATTTTTTCTATTAATGACAGCCTTTTCTCTTTCCTGCTTTGCTTTGGTAGTTGCAAGCACCAGCCCGGATCTATATTTTTCTTCAGCTACTGCCTGCTCATGTTTAAGTTGTTCTTCCGCTTTTATTCTTTCCTGCCCGGTTCTTTCATCGGCCACTGCCAGATCAAAAAGGTATTTCTCCTGCGCAGCCTGTAATGCATGACGGGTTCTTTCTTCGGCCAGTTTTTTTTCACCGGCAATTCTTACTTCGGCTAAAGCCCTGTCATTTTGCGCTTTTTCTTCCGTAACCGCTTTTTCCACTTCGAATTGGGTACGTTGCTGCTCCAGTTTACGGGTGGTTTCGTTATTCATTATTGAGTCTCTTATTTTCAGATGCATCTCTTTGTACTCAATCGCTTTTTTATAATCTTTTAGCGCTAAATAGATTTCAGATAGCTGCCGGTAGGCATTTTGTTCACTTTGCTTGTACCCGAAATCTTTCATTACTGCTGCAGCTTTGCTGATATACATGATGGCTGAATCATATTTATTTTTTGCTTCCTTTTCCGGCAACCGGGCAGACTGCTTAGCCAAGAGCGAACCAATATTGATTTCTGATTCAGCAACACCCCACTTATCGTTTACCGCCGACCGCAATTGTAAAGCAGAACGGCACATGCCTAATGCTTCATCAAGTTTACCC from Chitinophagaceae bacterium encodes:
- a CDS encoding beta-lactamase family protein; amino-acid sequence: MTKNLLFIAAITVFISCAQPGKKESPATASAGSTYLPAVFADPNRLEKIKGAMSVVDSIYKKHATDNHFPAISFGVVVDGQLIYKNSYGYTDVEKKIPATSSSLFRIASMSKSFTCMAILKLRDEGKLNLDDPAHLYIPELKNLKYPTADAPPITIRHLMTHGAGFPEDNPWGDRQLADTDKDLMEFIGKQISFSNPPGIAFEYSNLGFALQGKIITKVSGMRYQDYIKKNIFDPLGMKTATYEYADVAPGKLAHGYRWLNEKWNEEVLLHDTKDGSWGAMGAMISSIDEFAGYMAFHLSAWPPGNAKDDGPIKRSSVREMHHPWRWNGFNANFKFPDGRTCAVTSAYCYGLGWLNDCDGKTYISHSGGLPGFGSQWRIMPDYGIGVVAFANRTYAPMGGVNLRVLDTIIKMAGLQPRQLPPSKILEQRKNELMKILPGWDKAEQSGIFAENFFPDYPIDSLKKEARGLFTKAGKIIAVKEMRPENQLRGSFIIEGEKINIEIYFTLSPENPALIQEYHIREVPKQ
- a CDS encoding tetratricopeptide repeat protein, producing MISIIRIVYWKLLLLFCGLTVCGQNKTIDSLLTVLNSAKQDSNKVKLLNDLASKYISINNTAKAITYADSSEMLASVLHYKSGKANAIILKGQAESKKGNWENAVGKYKLAASLYHEMGDKTAEANTFTSIAFEHTKKDSYVEALRYRHAAMKIYEELGNKDGLMTTYLGIGSVYGNLANYPEALKNFLLALKLAREAGNKNMIAGALRNLSVLYQYENNLAASFTAAKESLKISEETGNKRGIASASGSLGVIYTKQEKYEEAINVFTKTLEIYRDLNDKQNEAYMYNQIGTVKTKQGKLDEALGMCRSALQLRSAVNDKWGVAESEINIGSLLAKQSARLPEKEAKNKYDSAIMYISKAAAVMKDFGYKQSEQNAYRQLSEIYLALKDYKKAIEYKEMHLKIRDSIMNNETTRKLEQQRTQFEVEKAVTEEKAQNDRALAEVRIAGEKKLAEERTRHALQAAQEKYLFDLAVADERTGQERIKAEEQLKHEQAVAEEKYRSGLVLATTKAKQEREKAVINRKNEIRMMGTGMLIFVLVFVFLYLRQRTLRLRAVEKAEAVHKMAELELQSLRAQLNPHFMFNSLNAIQDLIVNENNEKSQLYLSRFSKLLRMLLDNADQPFVSVRQELELLELYLSLENLRIPNLQYSIEKDPELDAEERMIPNMMLQPYIENAIWHGLSNKKGERKLQVRIHEGSRATEFEVEDNGIGRKKAAELKQQFRHGHHSKGMQLLSKRFELLSKEYGTAIHTSITDLQDHDQAIGTLVKIQVPFTLSQQAKQLTHDTDHPN
- a CDS encoding response regulator transcription factor, with product MIRTILIDDEPSAVSVLSTLLKKHCREDVEVLAVSNSPEEGKALIEQLHPDLVFLDIEMPGMTGVDLVRSFPSPGFRVVFVTAYDAYAVEAFRLSAVDYLLKPVGSEDVIKVIQKIRHDVRNELGRLSIQLQNLDKLLNNHSGNTDQKIGIAMSDKIVFVNFSEIIYCEANGSYTYVFLTDGHKLVSSKALGEFEDQLGGHRFFRIHHHYLINLKKVKEFQRHDGGYVMMENNKGLEVSQRRRKDFLDAIQDRVV